Proteins from one Caulobacter sp. X genomic window:
- a CDS encoding glycine cleavage system protein R: MITLILSVVGSDRPGLTQALASAVLSAGGNWLESHLSQLGGLYVGSVLIELEPGQEEALRAAVSAVDAHGLEVRIAPTIEAPAATGELLQLGVVGQDRPGIVHQVTGVLSDLGANIESFGSRLSIEPHQGAPLFHLDARLRLPPGLTADAVQDALEAISGEIMVDIALTPAG, translated from the coding sequence ATGATCACCCTGATCCTCAGCGTCGTCGGCAGCGACCGGCCTGGCCTGACCCAGGCCCTGGCCAGCGCCGTGCTGTCGGCCGGCGGCAACTGGCTGGAGAGCCATCTCAGCCAGCTGGGCGGTCTCTATGTCGGCTCGGTGCTGATCGAGCTGGAGCCGGGCCAGGAAGAGGCCCTGCGCGCGGCCGTCTCGGCGGTGGACGCCCACGGGCTGGAGGTGCGGATCGCGCCGACCATCGAAGCGCCCGCCGCGACCGGCGAGCTGCTCCAGCTGGGCGTTGTCGGCCAGGACCGGCCGGGCATCGTCCACCAGGTCACCGGCGTGCTCAGCGACCTGGGCGCCAATATCGAGAGCTTCGGCTCGCGCCTCAGCATCGAGCCCCACCAGGGCGCGCCCCTGTTCCACCTGGACGCCCGCCTGCGCCTGCCGCCGGGCCTGACCGCCGACGCGGTGCAGGACGCCCTGGAGGCCATCTCCGGCGAGATCATGGTCGACATCGCGCTGACCCCGGCGGGTTAG
- a CDS encoding aspartyl protease family protein — protein MFSALRVSGAALALALLSTQTLAASKCQVMKLAELPVTMEGPSPVMTAQINGREARFIVDSGAFYSTMSAGAAQELGLSINNLGNARLKGLGGETSLGVATVKEFVIAGQKLSRIEFAVGGSSTRYAGFLGQNILGLAGVEYDLTHGAVRLMKTGDCGDIGLAYWAGDRPFTVIRIDSMEDGDRHTMGAVEVNGVKLKAMFDTGASSSALSLDAAKRLGVNPEKDGLPLEGFSSGVGQKRVRTWKARFDKIDIGGEMISKPFLRIFDGPLGNADMLIGVDFFLSHRVFVDNQNRRMFFTYEGGPLFGISPKGAVDNSGKSLDLTDKTAEPTDAPGYARRGAVLASNGKFDAAIADFDKAIALEPNDADYLLQRARARLSNRQLLLGAADLDKSIALDPKDAEARLTRAQLRRGARDPAGALADLKAADETLAPSAQARLPLARLYGALDATEQALTNYDLWLKSHPEDVARAEALNGRCWARALLNRELDKALSDCDAALRLHPGDPAFLDSRALVRFRRGELEKALADYDAAVKGSPREAWTLYARGLVQRRLGKTAEADADKAKALEINPGVAARIKRYQLEG, from the coding sequence ATGTTTTCCGCGTTGCGCGTCTCGGGCGCCGCCCTGGCGCTGGCCTTGCTGTCCACCCAGACCCTGGCGGCGTCCAAATGCCAAGTCATGAAGCTGGCGGAGCTTCCCGTCACCATGGAAGGCCCGTCACCGGTCATGACGGCCCAGATCAATGGACGCGAGGCTCGCTTCATCGTCGATAGCGGCGCGTTCTACAGCACGATGTCGGCCGGCGCGGCCCAGGAGCTCGGCCTCTCGATCAACAACCTGGGGAACGCGCGCCTGAAAGGCCTGGGCGGCGAAACCTCGCTCGGCGTGGCGACGGTCAAGGAGTTCGTCATCGCCGGGCAGAAGCTGTCGCGGATCGAATTCGCGGTCGGCGGCAGCTCCACGCGCTATGCCGGCTTCCTGGGCCAGAACATTCTCGGCCTGGCGGGCGTGGAGTACGACCTGACCCACGGCGCCGTCCGGCTCATGAAGACCGGGGACTGCGGCGACATCGGCCTGGCCTATTGGGCCGGAGACAGGCCTTTCACCGTCATTCGCATCGACTCGATGGAGGACGGCGACCGGCACACGATGGGCGCGGTCGAGGTCAACGGCGTAAAGCTCAAGGCGATGTTCGACACCGGCGCCTCCAGTTCGGCGCTCTCGCTGGACGCGGCCAAGCGCCTGGGCGTCAATCCGGAAAAGGACGGCCTGCCCCTGGAGGGCTTCAGCTCGGGCGTCGGCCAGAAGCGCGTGCGGACGTGGAAGGCGCGTTTCGACAAGATCGATATCGGCGGCGAGATGATCAGCAAGCCCTTCCTGCGGATCTTCGACGGGCCGCTTGGGAACGCCGACATGCTGATCGGCGTCGACTTCTTCCTCAGCCACCGGGTCTTCGTCGACAACCAGAACCGGCGGATGTTCTTCACCTATGAGGGCGGTCCCCTGTTCGGGATCAGCCCAAAGGGCGCGGTTGATAATTCCGGCAAGTCGCTGGACCTGACCGACAAGACCGCCGAGCCGACCGATGCGCCGGGCTATGCGCGGCGAGGCGCCGTGCTGGCCTCGAACGGCAAGTTCGACGCCGCCATAGCCGATTTCGACAAGGCCATCGCGCTGGAGCCGAACGACGCGGACTACCTGCTGCAGCGGGCCCGGGCGCGCCTGTCCAACCGTCAGCTGCTGCTCGGCGCGGCCGACCTGGACAAGTCCATCGCGCTGGATCCGAAGGACGCCGAGGCGCGCCTGACCCGCGCCCAGCTGCGCCGCGGCGCGCGCGATCCGGCCGGGGCGCTGGCCGATCTGAAGGCGGCGGACGAGACCCTGGCGCCGTCCGCCCAGGCCCGACTGCCCCTGGCCCGGCTGTATGGCGCCCTGGACGCGACCGAGCAGGCCCTGACCAACTACGATCTCTGGCTGAAAAGCCATCCGGAGGACGTGGCCCGCGCCGAGGCCCTGAACGGCCGCTGTTGGGCGCGGGCGCTGCTGAACCGGGAGCTGGACAAGGCGCTGAGCGACTGCGACGCGGCGCTGCGCCTGCATCCTGGCGATCCGGCCTTCCTGGATAGCCGCGCCCTGGTCCGCTTCCGCCGCGGCGAACTGGAGAAGGCGTTGGCCGACTACGACGCGGCCGTAAAGGGATCGCCTCGCGAAGCCTGGACACTCTACGCGCGCGGCCTTGTCCAGCGCCGCCTGGGCAAGACAGCGGAGGCCGACGCGGACAAGGCCAAGGCGCTGGAGATCAATCCCGGCGTCGCCGCGCGGATCAAGCGCTACCAGTTGGAAGGCTGA
- a CDS encoding pseudouridine synthase produces MSWTRTYDEAEPQRVNKWLAQSGVCSRREAEQLISDGLVSIDGEVVEDVGRKIQPGQTLVLADRATAKLDATPTYLIHKPRGVVSAQPDPGQVPAARLLTRANLWGDARGVAIPQSGDLIPPVGRLDKDSRGLLLLSQDGVVAKAVIGPQSDLEKEYRVAVMGELTEEKLELLRFGLELDGRELKPAEVEVISDQRLRFVLREGRNRQIRRMCDLVDLKVVDLFRVRIGPLDLGDMPEGRWRPLTSAERAALIAG; encoded by the coding sequence ATGTCCTGGACCCGCACCTACGACGAGGCCGAGCCCCAGCGGGTCAACAAGTGGCTGGCCCAGAGCGGCGTCTGCTCGCGCCGCGAGGCCGAACAGCTGATCAGCGACGGCCTCGTCTCGATCGACGGCGAGGTCGTGGAGGACGTCGGCCGCAAGATCCAGCCGGGCCAGACCCTGGTGCTGGCCGACCGGGCCACCGCCAAGCTGGACGCCACCCCGACCTACCTGATCCACAAGCCGCGCGGCGTGGTCTCGGCCCAGCCGGACCCCGGCCAGGTCCCGGCCGCGCGCCTCCTGACCCGCGCCAACCTGTGGGGCGACGCGCGCGGCGTGGCGATCCCGCAGTCCGGCGACCTGATCCCGCCCGTGGGGCGTCTGGACAAGGACTCGCGCGGCCTGCTCCTGCTGTCGCAGGACGGCGTCGTGGCCAAGGCCGTGATCGGCCCGCAGTCGGATCTGGAAAAGGAATATCGCGTCGCCGTCATGGGCGAGCTGACCGAAGAGAAGCTGGAGCTCCTGCGCTTCGGCCTCGAGCTCGACGGCCGCGAACTGAAGCCGGCCGAGGTCGAGGTGATCTCCGACCAGCGCCTGCGCTTCGTGCTGCGCGAGGGCCGCAACCGGCAGATCCGCCGGATGTGCGACCTCGTGGACCTGAAGGTGGTGGACCTGTTCCGCGTGCGGATCGGTCCGCTGGACCTGGGCGACATGCCCGAAGGCCGCTGGCGCCCGCTGACGAGCGCCGAACGGGCGGCGCTGATCGCGGGTTAG
- the prfA gene encoding peptide chain release factor 1: protein MRLPQARLDQVLDRFREVEARMGAATDGTEIVKLSKEHAELKPVAEAVERLAKLTAERAELDVMAADPEMADMVRDEMADLDEKLPALERELALMLAPKDKDENASAILEVRAGTGGDEAALFAGDLFRMYQRYAQLHGWKVEIDSISEGEMGGYKEIVASITGDGVFGRLKFESGVHRVQRVPATEAQGRIHTSAATVAVLPEAEDVEIEIKESDLRIDTYRSSGAGGQHVNKTDSAVRITHLPTGVVVTSSEKSQHQNRARAMKNLKARLYDMQREALDSARSEARKSQVGSGDRSERIRTYNFPQGRVTDHRINLTLYNLSRIMEGDALDDVINPLIAEDQAERLASLEESFG from the coding sequence TTGCGACTTCCCCAGGCCCGTCTCGACCAGGTTCTCGACCGTTTCCGCGAAGTGGAGGCGCGCATGGGCGCGGCCACCGACGGGACCGAGATCGTCAAGCTCTCCAAGGAGCACGCCGAGCTGAAGCCGGTGGCCGAGGCCGTCGAGCGGCTGGCCAAGCTGACCGCCGAGCGCGCCGAGCTGGACGTCATGGCCGCCGACCCGGAAATGGCCGACATGGTCCGCGACGAGATGGCGGACCTCGACGAGAAGCTGCCGGCGCTGGAGCGCGAGCTGGCTCTGATGCTGGCCCCCAAGGACAAGGACGAGAACGCTTCCGCCATTCTCGAAGTGCGCGCCGGCACCGGCGGCGACGAGGCGGCGCTGTTCGCCGGCGACCTCTTCCGCATGTACCAGCGCTACGCCCAGCTACACGGCTGGAAGGTCGAGATCGACAGCATCTCGGAAGGCGAAATGGGCGGCTACAAGGAAATCGTCGCCTCGATCACCGGCGACGGCGTGTTCGGCCGGCTGAAGTTCGAAAGCGGCGTCCACCGCGTGCAGCGCGTTCCGGCCACCGAAGCCCAAGGCCGCATCCACACCTCGGCCGCCACCGTCGCGGTGCTGCCCGAGGCCGAGGACGTCGAGATCGAGATCAAGGAAAGCGACCTGCGGATCGACACCTATCGCTCGTCGGGCGCGGGCGGCCAGCACGTCAACAAGACCGACTCGGCCGTGCGCATCACCCACTTGCCGACCGGCGTGGTGGTGACCTCCTCGGAAAAGTCGCAGCACCAGAACCGCGCCCGGGCCATGAAGAACCTGAAGGCGCGCCTCTACGACATGCAGCGCGAGGCCCTGGACAGCGCTCGCTCCGAAGCCCGCAAGAGCCAGGTCGGCAGCGGCGACCGCTCCGAGCGCATCCGCACCTACAACTTCCCGCAAGGCCGGGTGACCGACCACCGGATCAACCTGACGCTCTACAACCTGTCGCGGATCATGGAGGGCGACGCCCTCGACGACGTGATCAACCCACTGATCGCCGAGGACCAGGCCGAGCGCCTGGCGAGCCTGGAAGAAAGCTTCGGCTAA